GTGGGTTCTTGGCATCTTCAAGCAGGCAGTAGAGGAGGCTCTCACTGGATAAGAGTCTGGCACCTTCTGTTTGGAGTTGGCTGAGGGCCCATTCGTGTTCTTGAGCGCTTCTAGCAGTCAAGGCGTCACGGACCAAAGTCACTTCCACTTGCGGATGATCCTCTAATAATTGATGGGCGGTTTGCTCCACACAGATAGGGGTTTCCATTCCGATAATTACCACATGATCAATCTCAGGCGTGATGTGGTTGATGACTTCGGGAATGCAGGCATTGAAACGGGTCTTGGCGTAAACCGGTGCATCGCTTAGATAGCTCTTAATGTCAGGATGGGTAGACCCTAAACCTTGAGGATATTGTTCGGTGACCACTTTCTTAACGCCTAAGTGGTTTAAACCTTCCAGAAGAAATTGCAGGTTGGTTAGATAGGTGTCGGGATCACTCATAGCAGGGACAAGCTTTTCTTGGATATCGATGACAAGGACCAGGGTATTATCAACAGTCATTGAAGTCATGGTGAACTTCCTTTCTAAGAATCTTATTTCTTCTTTAATTATATCAAGCACAGGACGAACTGCCTAGGTTTCTAAAAAAATCTCCTAGGAATATCATGAGACTGAGTTCCTTACAGGAAAGACTTTCCCTTTTTATTGACTGAATTGAGAATGGTGTTTTTTAGGAGATATTTAAAGAAAGAATCATCCTGAAATGAATTCCAAATGGCTAATGTATATACATTTGGATAGTCATTTGATAAAATAGGCTTGAGGAGGCGATAGTATGCAAACTAAAATTGCTCAATGGGGGAATTCAAAGGCGATCAGAATCCCATCAACGATAGTTAAACAGCTCAATTTAAAGGATAATCAAGTGCTCTCACTTGAAATCAAAGATCAGGCCCTAGTGATTAAGCCTAAGGAAGCAGAAACTATTCAGGAATTATTTGCTGATTACAACACTTCTTTCACTTATGAGGAAGAAATGGATTGGGGACCAGCAGTGGGAGAAGAGATCGAATGGTAATGCGGCAGGGCGACATTTTTTACGTTAATTTTAATCCAAATATCGGGCACGAACAGAGAAATAGTCGTCCGGCTATTGTATTAAGTCATGATCTCATTTTTCAGACGAGTCGAATGGCGATTGTTGCGCCTATCTCAACAACTAAACGAAATTATCCAGCCTATTATGAGCTTCAAGAGACTGACCATACCAAGGGTAAAGTTCTTTTGGATCAAACAAAGTCTCTTGATCTTTATCATTGCCAAGTCAGCCAAGAAAATTTTATTGAACGAGCTAAACCGAATGAATTTAAGCGTATTATTCATCGTTATAAATTGTTATTCGATCTGGTAGATGATTATCAATAGGCAATTAATAAAACGATGAGATTGAAAGAAAACCATTGTTGTGATGGTTAGACTCTATTCAAATCTGTTCCAAGCACAGAGCAAGCGACCACTTCAGAAAATGGCGGTCTTGCTCTTTTTTTCTTATCAATATAGAAAATAAATTGACAAGAAATCTGTATTAAGGATATAATACAGATGAGAAGTGTATTAGTGTATTAATACAGTAAGCGGAAGGGAGGACGACAATGGAATTTAATGACCGCTTGCCCATCTACCGACAAGTGGCGGATTATTTTCGTGAGAAGATGGCGACAGGTGAATATCAAGCTGGCAGTGAATTACCGAGTAGACGGCAAGTGGCTAGTGATTTTCGGGTAAATCCCAATACCGTGCAAAGGGCCTATAGCTTACTGGAAAGCGAAGGGCTCATTGAAACCCATAAAACCATGGCCAGCCGAGTAACGGAAAAGGAAGACCGTTTACAGGCGTTAAGAGAAGAATTGCTTGGCCGAGCCATCGCTAGTTTCGTGGATAAGATTGCTCCTTTTGACATGGAGCGCTCGACAGTGATGGACTTACTTAATCAAGCATTGGATGAAAAGGAGGCAGAAGACCATGATTGAATTTTGCGATGTACATAAATCCTATGGCAGTAAGAAGGTTCTTGATGGTATCAATTTTTTCTTTGCCAAAAACCAGGTGACTTGTCTGATCGGTGTGAATGGAACAGGGAAGACGACTCTGATGAAGCTGTTGATGAAGTTAACTCCCCTGGATGCTGGAAAAATTCTTATCGACGGTAAGCCGGTGACGACAAAGGATTTCGAACGGATCATTTTCATCCCTGATATGCCTACTCTGGATGATCGGCAAAGTATTCGTCAGGCCTTAGACGGGGTTAAGCGTTACTATCAGCTTTATAACGAAGAACGGGCCCAGGAGCTCTTGCGTTTCTTTCATTTAGATGAAAGCGACCGCATTGCTAACTTATCCAAGGGTAATGTTGCCAAGGTCGGCCTTTTGTTGGGTTTAGCGGTGGATGCCGATTATATGATTATGGATGAACCTTTTTCGGGAATTGATATTTTTACCCGTGAAGAAGTGGCTCGGGTGTTCACTGACCAATTAATGGAGGATCGCGGGGTTTTGATTTCAACCCATGAAATCCAAGACATTGAAAGCTTGGTTGACCAAGCTATTCTCTTGGACCAGGGCCGTATTATTGAAAGTTTTTCTCCTGAAGAGGTACGTGACTTAGAAGGTAAATCAATTGTTGATGTCATGCGGGAGGTGTATGGGCGATGAAGAAGTTTTCTTCACTATTTATTGATGAAATGAATCGGTCCAAGTCCTATTTCTTAGGAGTCCTTAGCTTTATGTTAGGAGGCGAGACCCTCATGGTGCTTTTGCGTGTCTTTCATATGGCTAACTTGTTTAGACGTGGCGAACTAGTTGAAGCAGGAGACTTGGCAAGCTTTACCTTAACGGGCTGGAATAATCTTATCTATGGGGGTGTCTTCTTAGCACTGGCCCTCTATACCGTCTTAATTTGGCAAAGAGATTGGGAGGGCAAGGGAAGATTGGTGTATCGCTTAATGACCTATCCAGGCTCGCGCTTGACCGTCGCCTTAGCCAAGTGGGCTACGATCTTAACCATGGTTTTCGCCTTACTAGGGATTCAATTGATCTATATGGCAGCCTTAAACCACTTGCTCAATGGACTCCTGCCCAATGAACTCTATCGTTTTGCCCCTTACTATACTTATTTCACTCACGATTGGAGTTTTATGAATCTCTTTCTCCCCTTTAATGGCTATGATTTTATCGCCTCCTATAGTTTAGGAAGTGCAGCTATTCTGGTTATTTTTAATAGCATTCTGATCTATTATTGTGAGCGGGCCAATGGCTTTATCATAATGCTTTTGAAGTTGTTTATTTTCCTTGTCCTGACTGCTGCCTTAGCAGTGGGCTATGTCTGGTTGATGGCTAGCATCCTTTATCCGCTTGGCTTAGAGATTTTTTATTTGCTCTTGCTAGGCGCTTTAGTTTTGATCACTTTTAATATATTGCTGCTGAATTATCGGCTCAACCATCGTCTGTATTGTTAGGAGGTTTAGGATATGAAACGTTATGCTTTTCCAACTTTTCTAGGCTTAGGGCTCACTGGTCTTCTACTGATGGCTTTTGCTTATCCAGCGGTGAAACAAGATCGCATCCAAATTTCAAATAACCAAGGCAACCAAGCCTTACTTGATCGAGAAATCGTTTCCTTGTTTCGTCTGGAAAAAGATGAGCAGGGACAAGAGATTCCAAATTTTTTTAGTGGCTACTACTATATCGATAGGCACTCTACCCTCTATCCTTCGCGTTATTTTAGCGCCATGTATCTGCCTACTGCTACTCTAGAAGTGATGCAGGCATTTCCTATGGGTAACCGTCCTAAACTACATAATTACAATATCTTGAGTCTAGGAGACGATAAGGCCCTAGCTTATAAGCCCCACTATCTGACCAGTGCTAGCCAACAATTTGACTATGTCTGGATTGACCGACAAGCAAAAAGTTTTGCGGCAGGGAATTGCGACCTCCCTGAAGATTGGCAAGGTGCCAGCCTATATTCTTATCATTGCCAAGGTGATCAATTACGTCTCTTTGTAGTGGAGGACGGGGCCAATAGAGAAGGTACGGGACCGCTCGATTTAATGGAAGTCAAGATTGACATGGCTAGTGGTAAGCTTCACGATAGCCGCCAAGTGAATTTACAAGTACCTGAAGGGAATCTTGACCAAAATTATGTCCAGGCTTCGAGAAATCCTAAGTGGCTTCCTATTCGAAGTATGGATGACCAGAACCGTAGGAGTGAAGTCGTATTATATAATGCCTCTAACTTAGAGGATTCACTCACTTTGAAGGCTAAGGACTTAGGGGTAGAGGACGTAGACCAGGCCTTTAACCAGTTATTTGTCATTGGTGATGGGATTTATACCCGTATCTGGTCGCCAGAAAGCGGCATGGAGGCGACCGTTGATAAGGGATCTTGGCAGTTTTACCGCTATGATAGGCAGAGTGAAAAGTTTCAACCCATTCTTAATGGCAAAGCTTTTGACCCAGGCAGCCTGGTTCAGGACGGCCGGGGTTATCTCATGCAAGCTGTTGATGACCAAAGCATCGGTTTAAGAATTATCGATTTAGAGACAGAAGCAGAACTTGCCAGTCGCAATTACAGCTTACCTACCCGTGAAAATACCCGAGTGACGGGTCAGATTGAATAATGTTTGTAATTGCTTATATGATAAAAGACTCCTAGGACTTGCAGCTTGCTAAGCCATGTTCTAGGGGTTTTACTTTAACTAATAGATTACTGCTAAGGCGACTGATCGGGACGCTATTATATCGCAATGGGCTAGCCAATATTTTTACTTGTTATAAGGATTTTTCCCTTTGTAGCTAGACTATATCTCTGCCATAAGCGAGAGACAAGGACTTGCGCAGTGGCTAAGATTATGCTTTACTAAACAGGATGAATTTTACAGTTTGAGAAAATCAAGCGACAGAAGGGGATTTGCCGATGAAGCACCGTTATCCAAGTGAACAATTAGAAGTGGAAGTGACCGGACTTTCTGAGAAGGGGCTAGGTTTAGCCGAATACCGTTTTCCGGATACCGAATTAGGAAAAGGACGGAAATTAAAACTTCAAATTCCTAAGGCCCTACCTGGGGATAAATTGTTAGTCACTGTACCCAATGCCAGAGGTCGAAGACGAGCAACACGGACCTATGACCGGATCATTGAGCCTTCGCCTAGTCGAAATGGGGGTTATGAATTAAATGGCCCCCAAGTTGGTGGAGCACCTTTGGAATATATGAATTATCCCGATCAATTGGCCTATAAGCGAGCACTCACCCAGGGTTTCTTGGCTGACCAAGGCTTTGATCCCACTGTGGTGGGTGAGGTATGGGGGATGGATGACCCTTACCATTACCGCAATAAGCTGGAGCTGAGTTTCTCGATCGATGGCGACTTGGGCTTCTTCGTCCAAGGCGACCAGTATCAGATTGTCGATTGGCAAAAGAATATCCTCGCCCCAGAAATCTTCATGACCCTTAAAGAAGAAGTTCAAGCCTGGCAAAAGGCTTGGGGTTTAGCTGGTTATGAAAAACAGTCTAAGCAAGGTTTGCTCAGACAACTGCTCTTGCGCCAAGGCCAGCACAGTGGCGAAGTCATGGTAGCTATTTTTGCCCAAGAAAAAACGGCAGATCTTGATCCAGATGCTATTCAAGACCTCATCCAACGCTTGCAGGCTTATCCTGAGATTAATAGCTTGATGTGGATTAAGAATACCGCCATTGCTGACCGGATGGGGGCTGACAAGGTGGAAGTTCTTGCTGGTCGGGACTATATCCGTGATGAGCTGGCTGGTTTTAACTACCGCCTTTATTTCGACACTTTCTTCCAACCTAATCCTACCCAAGCTCAAAAGATGATTGATTTGGCTTGCGATTGGGCAGAATTAGATGCAGATAGCCTGGTAATTGACCTTTTCTGTGGAGTTGGTAGCTTTAGTTTGCCCCTTGCCAAGCGAGCTAAGGCCTTGGTGGGAATTGAGATTGTGGAGCAATCGATTGAATCGGCTAAACGTAATGCTCGGGATAATGGGATCACTAACGCCCACTTTATTGCTCGTGATGCTCGCCACGGTTTGGCTGAAATTGAAGAAGAGTGGGGACAAGCGGACCTGCTCTTACTTGATCCTCCACGCAACGGTGCCGGTGGAAAAATCATGCGTCGGATTGGGCGGATGGGCCTAGACAAGATCATTTACGTCTCCTGTAACCCTAAAAGCTTGGCAGCAGACCTAGTCTGGCTCAGAGACTTTGGTTATGAGATTATGAAATTCCAATTAATCGATCAATTCCCGCACACCCAGCATGTTGAATCGGTCGTGTTGTTGGAGAAGAAATAGAATAATATAAAATGTAGAAGAAAGATCCTGAAAGGGGGCTTTTTGTTATGGGGAATAGCAAGGAGGACATTAGTGTATTAGTGAAGAAATCGTGCTGTCTTTCGTTTTTTGATTTAATAACTTAGAAATATGAAATTGTGAGTGAATCGTGTAAAATCGATTAGATTGAAGGAGGGAGTTATAAATGACGGAACCTGATAGTAACGGAGAAATTATTATCTACCAAAGTGAAGATGGAACGAGTAAATTAGACGTTAAACTTGAAGATGAAACAGTTTGGTTGACACAAGCACAACTCGTTGAATTATTTCAGTCTAGTAAAGCTAATGTTAATGAACATATAAAAAACATCTTCGATGGAGGAGAACTTGAGGAAAGTTCAACTGTTCGGGAATTCCGAATAGTTCGTCGAGAAGGAAGCCGAGATGTTGCTCGTAAAATAAAACATTACAACCTCGATATGATCATCTCCCTTGGCTACCGCATTCAATCTAAGGTAGCTACTCACTTACAGCGCTGGGCGACCAAATAGTATGTAGGATAATCATATGATCATAGATAAATTTACCAGAAGAAGCTCCTGAAAAGGGGCTTTTTATTATGGAAAAAATAGAAGGAATCTCCATTTTGAGCCATAGTCCCAACTTTTGATAGAAGTTAGATCTTTCTGACACCACTATTAGCTATTTACAAAATAAAACATATAAATAATGAACTTTTATTCATATTTTTATTTATTTTTCGCTCAACATGAACTTTAATTCATAAAAAGAAAAATTACCTGGAGGATACAATGGCTAAAGATAATAAAGAAAAGTTAATTCAAGCAACTGACCGCTTGCTGAGGGATAGAAGCATTAGTTCAATTACCACTAAGGAAATCACCAAGGAAGCGGGGGTATCTGTCGGCGTCTTTTACAACTATTTCACTAGCAAAGAAGATGTCTTCACAGAATTGATCAAAAGCTTCTTCAATTATTCACTAGAAGAAATGAAAAAACTTCAAGCAGAAATAACCGGAAAGAATCTGAGGTCGGAAATAAAGTTTAAAGAATATTTGATTAAGGGGATAGATAAAGATTGGGAAAATCGCTTCTTAAATAGTGATATTTTAACGCTTTCAAGAAAAGACCAAGCTTTCAACGAATTAATGATGGATTTTAATGAAGGAATGATTGCGATTATTGTTGATATTTTAACCATTATTCAAGCGGACGCTCAGGACAATGACCTGGTCATTAAGGCCAAGTTAATCATGAATTTGATTCAGAATTCCTACCCCGTCTTTTCTAGTTTTGAGGATGACCAAGAGCAAGAAGCTTATATGGAGCAAGTGGTCAAAATAATTTTTGATCTGAGCTTTAATGAATAGAGGACAAGACTATGGAGAATATTTTAACCGTCAAAGACCTATCAAAAACCTATAAAAATGGGCGAAAAGCCCTTGATCATTTAAATTTCACTGTGACTAAGGGTGAGATCCTTGGCTTTTTAGGACCCAATGAGGCTGGGAAGAGCACCACCATCAATATTCTATCGACCCTACTAAAAGCGGATGAAGGGCAAGTGATCTACTTTAATAATGACCACTTGCCACTTAAAACCATCAAACAGCACCTGGGGATTGTGCCACAAGAACTCGCCATTTATGAGGATATTTCCGCTTTTGATAATGTAAAATTCTTTGCCTCCTTATATGGTGTCAAGAAAGCTGAAATGAAGGACCGGGTAATAAAGGCGTTAAGGAAGGTCGGATTGGAAGAACGCGCCCATGATAAGGCTGCCACTTTTTCGGGTGGGATGAAGCGACGTTTAAACATTGCCTGTGCCATAGCCCATGATCCCCAATTAATTATTTTTGATGAGCCTACCGTGGGGATTGATCCCCAGTCGAGAAACCATATTCTCGAATCGATCGAGGCTTTGCGGGATGAAGGGGCCACGGTTATCTACACCACCCATTACATGGAGGAAGTCCAGCAGCTTTGTGACCGGGTCATTATTATGGATGGGGGAGAGGTTTTATTAAATGACCGCTTGGATAATATCTTGAAAGCTTACAGCAATGTCAAGTATCAAATGAGCCTGGACCAGCCCATATTCCCAGACTTATTAGATATCATCCACCACTTACCCCAGGTGCTGTCTGCTAGTCAGGACGATGAATTGCACATGAATCTCACGATGAAGGAAGCAGGTACTTCGTTAAATGAAGTCTTGGAATTATTGGTTCAGTCTCATATTGCGATTACCAGTATCCAAACCAGAAAGAATAATCTAGAAGATGTTTTCTTAAGCCTAACCGGAAAACAATTAAGGGACTAGAGCCAAAGGAGAAATGCTTATGTTAACCATCATGAAACAAGATCTGGTGAATCTTTTCAAAAATAAGCCGATTATGACCTATCTAATACTTTATCCCTTTCTCTTAATTACAGTGACAGGCTTTGTCTTTTCATCTCTTTTTAGTGATGACCTGCTCACAGCCTATGACTATTATGGGGTCACTATGATGATCTACTTGTCCATGGCCACGGTGATTATCCTGCCCGAGCTCTTCTTTGGTCACCAGGTCAAGTATGCTAATTATCGGATTGTCTATTCGCCTATGGCTCGATACAAAGTTTATTTATCCAAACTAATTGTATCTATTTCAGTCTCCTATGCCATCCTAGCCAGCTATATCTTGGTTTTTAATGCGGTAGGTTGGGTTAACTATGGGGGCAGGCATGTGGCCTTTATCTTATTACTGGATTTAGCCCTGGTGATCTTTTCCATTACTTTTGGGGGTGCTTTCTGCCTGTTGTTAAAGAGCGAAGATCTCGCCACAAAAATTCTAAATTTGGTGATTAATGTTTTCGCCATTCTGTCGGGGCTATTCTTCCCCATGTCTATCTTTGGAAAAAGGGCCGCTCAAATCGCTAACCTATCACCTATCGCACAAGTGATGAAGAGCTTTTTCGAGATTATTTATGATCAAAATGCCAGTTTCCTATCGCAGACGATCATCGCTTTAATGTGTGCCTCACTAGGCTTTTTATTGATTATCCACTTAAAATATCACCCGGAAGATTTTGGAGAATAAAAATGAAATTTGTCATTCTAAACAACAATTTAAAACGCCTCTTTCAAGCAAAATCCTACCTCGTCCTATCGATGCTACTTGTCTTTGTAACGGTCGCCGCTAGTGCTTTTGTGGTCACCATGGATGCCCCCAAACCCATAATGGGGGTCGACCCAAGTGCCAGTGAATTGTTAGACATGAATATTGATGATTTATCTGTTGAAGAACTATCAGAAGATCATCCTGCTTACACTAAACTTATCACCGGCGACTACGATGCCTACATCACTAAAGAAGACGGCAAGTATCAAGTGACGACAGTAAGAAATGCTGAATTGGGAGATGAGTTGAACCAATTTCTCAATACGGGGCAATTAAGCAGTGAACCCGATCCAGGCAATAATCAATTTAAAGTGATTCTCAGTGTTCTAGCGATGAGCTCGATGATTCTTTCTTTAATTCTTTATCGTTTTTACTTTGATGACTGACAAGGGATTGATAAGCGGATTTATTCCAGCGGACTTTCGACCCTTTCTTACCTTTTTCAGCAAGTGCTGTTCACTTTTCTGCTTCTGTTTACGATTAGTACCTTAGCTTGCTGTAGTCTTTTTCCTCTCTTTGACCTCGAATTATCTGGACGATTTTTCTTAGATTTATTTTTTCTTGAACTATTTGCTGCCAATTTTGGCATGGTCTTATCAACGCTGACTAAGAAAAATCAGGGAGCCCTCTTAGTGGGGACCATGCTATCTGTTTTGACCATGCTGCTTTCGGAGGCTCTATTTACATTAAAAGCAAACAGTCTACAAGAAGAGATCCAGCCGCTTTTTCCGCAATTCTATATGGCCAAGTTGGGATCAGGGTTGGATGGCCAGTCGGTAGATCTAAGGCAATCGGTATGTGTTCTTTTACTCTATACTTTGCTTTTCTTCTTAATCGCCCTCAACGTGCAAAAGCGAAGAATAGAAAAGTGATAGATCGAACCAAAGAAATAGAATGCGATAGATACGATATCTTATTTTAGCCTCACAAAAGGGGCTTTTTCTATAGATCTTTTATACTACTTGCAACGTACTACGTAAGGCGATATAATAAGGGTAGTAAGAGGGTGACAAAATGGCCGATGAAACACAGTTAGCAAGTGAAATTCCTCTAACCGAAACCCATTTTCTCGTCTTATTAACCATGGTTAAGCCCAACCATGGTTACGGCGTTATGCAAGAGGTGGAAGTGATCACCCATGGACGGGTTACTTTTGGACCGGGGACTTTATATGGAGCGATTAATAACCTTTCAAAGAAGGGTTGGATCGAAATGGTTGAACACGATAAGAAAAACCGGCGGAAAATTTATCAAACCACGACGACAGGACGTAAGTTGCTTGAATTAGAGTTCAAGCGCATGAAGCAATTAATTGAGGCAAGTCAGGACTATTTAAGGGAAGGTGAGTCATGATGGTGACAAAGTTTAAGGCCTTTTTTAACCCGATTGAAGGTCGTCAAGAGTACCTCAACACCCTAGCAGACCAAGCATATCGTTTACTTTCAAGTGGCGGCTTGCTGCAAAGATTTCAAAGATCTGACACCCAGCCGCTTCATTATACGGTTCAATATATCGGCCATATGGTCCCTAAAGAGCGGAAGGATTACTGTGAATTTTTAGAAGGATTGGGCTATCAAACATTTTTTGCCCCGCTTAATATGGGCAAGTTTACTTTGGGCAATGTGCGCTGGCGTCCTTATAATAACGGACGGGCGGCGCTTGCGACCAGCCTAGGGATGATTAATCATGAAATATTAATCATTGAGAGCAAGGAAGCTAAAGAACTACCAGCCTTTAGCGAAAAGGAGGGCAAGCGAGCGGACTTGAAAGGGCGGTTAAGACCGGCAACCTATCTGATGATTGTTTCCCTTATTATGTTAGGGATTGCCCTATTAGTTTACTTGGATTTCTCCCAAGACTGGTGGGCGTGGACGGCTAGGAGTGTTCGCCCCTTGGAAGGTGTATTCTGGGTCTGGCTAATCGTTGGTGCTGTGCTCTTGATTTATTCTGGCTGGACGATAGCTCGAATTCGGTCTTTAATTCAGGACCTGTCCTAGGCGACCTATAATAATTATGGAAACATTCGAAGACTATACACAAAGGAGGGCTTATGACTAGCTTAGTCTTTACTGAAAAAGATAAAAGCTTAACTGTCGATATTCTTGGCTATGAATTCAAAGATCTATCTGAAAGTGATGATGTATTTGATCGAAATTGGTTAAAAGTAGCGTTTAGCTATTCGGATTCAGTCAAGTCCTTTAAACAAGTGGATCCTTGCCTATTAAGTTTTGAGCTGGGAGACATCATTGAAAGTATCCATTCGCTGATATCGGGAAAGGAAACAGAGGTGTTGAGAACATTTACAGAGCCCTACTTGTCCATGGCTATTACTCAAATCGATTCTTGCTATGCTTTCCAAATAAGTTTTGTCTATGACACTAAGAATGATTGGAAAAAAGTATCTTTATGCCAAACATTGAATTGTGAAGAGCTTAAGCAGTTGAGCTTTCAATTAAAGGATTTCTATCAAAGATCTCCATTAAGATAAAAGTGTCATAAAAGGCTTTACAGGCTGAGGAGAAAATAGCCAACACGATAGTATGGGGAAAGCTAATGGAGTTATGGTTAAGCCGTAATTAAGAGGTTCGGTACTGTCCAAGCAAGACCAGGCCTGCCAAGAGCTTTGGGCGCAAAATAAATATCTGGTACTAAAGTTTTTTTATTCATTATATTACCTTCTCATAAATAAAAATATCTTCGATTTTTAAATCAAAATTTTTAGCAATTTTGAATGCTAATATAATTGAAGGATTATATCTACCATTCTCAAGAGAACTAATAATTTGCCTAGAAACTTCTAGGGCTATTGCAAGTTCTTTTTGACTTGTTTTCTCGACTTATGAAGTGATTCTAGTTTATTTTTCACAACTTATTTCACCTTTAATTCCTAAATGGAAAGCTAACTTTATTTGTTGTATAAGATAAAACGACTTATGACAAGTGAGCTTTCCTTTTTTTTGCAATAATGACATAGATAGTCAATTAAGGATATAGTGAAAGCTAGAGTATTGGCGTCATTCTTTGTCTTTGGATTTGATATAATGATATTGAAAAATGAAATGGCGAATAATCCATGATAAAGAGTATTAAAATTGAAGAGGTGATGAAAATAGAAAACTACACTATAGAATCCTTAAAGGACATGCATGAAGGGCAGTATTTTGATCGGAAAAGTGCAAGGATGAAGCCCAAGGATGCAGTAAAACATATTATCGCTTTTGCTAATGCAGACGGTGGAAGTTTAGTCATAGGAATTGAAGATAACGGAGATTTATCCGGTACAAACTATCAAGGGGCTCATACATTAGAAGATTATAAGCTGGCAATCCAACAAGATATATTGGGTCAACCTTGCGTTTCTTATGAATATATTGATTACTTAATGGAAGGACAAGAAGATAGATTATTTTTAATCCGCGTTGAATTATC
The nucleotide sequence above comes from Aerococcus urinae. Encoded proteins:
- a CDS encoding isochorismatase family protein; its protein translation is MTSMTVDNTLVLVIDIQEKLVPAMSDPDTYLTNLQFLLEGLNHLGVKKVVTEQYPQGLGSTHPDIKSYLSDAPVYAKTRFNACIPEVINHITPEIDHVVIIGMETPICVEQTAHQLLEDHPQVEVTLVRDALTARSAQEHEWALSQLQTEGARLLSSESLLYCLLEDAKNPHFKAISNLVKDRHA
- a CDS encoding AbrB/MazE/SpoVT family DNA-binding domain-containing protein, with protein sequence MQTKIAQWGNSKAIRIPSTIVKQLNLKDNQVLSLEIKDQALVIKPKEAETIQELFADYNTSFTYEEEMDWGPAVGEEIEW
- a CDS encoding type II toxin-antitoxin system PemK/MazF family toxin, whose amino-acid sequence is MVMRQGDIFYVNFNPNIGHEQRNSRPAIVLSHDLIFQTSRMAIVAPISTTKRNYPAYYELQETDHTKGKVLLDQTKSLDLYHCQVSQENFIERAKPNEFKRIIHRYKLLFDLVDDYQ
- a CDS encoding GntR family transcriptional regulator, whose protein sequence is MEFNDRLPIYRQVADYFREKMATGEYQAGSELPSRRQVASDFRVNPNTVQRAYSLLESEGLIETHKTMASRVTEKEDRLQALREELLGRAIASFVDKIAPFDMERSTVMDLLNQALDEKEAEDHD
- a CDS encoding ABC transporter ATP-binding protein; amino-acid sequence: MIEFCDVHKSYGSKKVLDGINFFFAKNQVTCLIGVNGTGKTTLMKLLMKLTPLDAGKILIDGKPVTTKDFERIIFIPDMPTLDDRQSIRQALDGVKRYYQLYNEERAQELLRFFHLDESDRIANLSKGNVAKVGLLLGLAVDADYMIMDEPFSGIDIFTREEVARVFTDQLMEDRGVLISTHEIQDIESLVDQAILLDQGRIIESFSPEEVRDLEGKSIVDVMREVYGR
- the rlmD gene encoding 23S rRNA (uracil(1939)-C(5))-methyltransferase RlmD, whose protein sequence is MKHRYPSEQLEVEVTGLSEKGLGLAEYRFPDTELGKGRKLKLQIPKALPGDKLLVTVPNARGRRRATRTYDRIIEPSPSRNGGYELNGPQVGGAPLEYMNYPDQLAYKRALTQGFLADQGFDPTVVGEVWGMDDPYHYRNKLELSFSIDGDLGFFVQGDQYQIVDWQKNILAPEIFMTLKEEVQAWQKAWGLAGYEKQSKQGLLRQLLLRQGQHSGEVMVAIFAQEKTADLDPDAIQDLIQRLQAYPEINSLMWIKNTAIADRMGADKVEVLAGRDYIRDELAGFNYRLYFDTFFQPNPTQAQKMIDLACDWAELDADSLVIDLFCGVGSFSLPLAKRAKALVGIEIVEQSIESAKRNARDNGITNAHFIARDARHGLAEIEEEWGQADLLLLDPPRNGAGGKIMRRIGRMGLDKIIYVSCNPKSLAADLVWLRDFGYEIMKFQLIDQFPHTQHVESVVLLEKK
- a CDS encoding virulence RhuM family protein; translated protein: MTEPDSNGEIIIYQSEDGTSKLDVKLEDETVWLTQAQLVELFQSSKANVNEHIKNIFDGGELEESSTVREFRIVRREGSRDVARKIKHYNLDMIISLGYRIQSKVATHLQRWATK
- a CDS encoding TetR/AcrR family transcriptional regulator, translated to MAKDNKEKLIQATDRLLRDRSISSITTKEITKEAGVSVGVFYNYFTSKEDVFTELIKSFFNYSLEEMKKLQAEITGKNLRSEIKFKEYLIKGIDKDWENRFLNSDILTLSRKDQAFNELMMDFNEGMIAIIVDILTIIQADAQDNDLVIKAKLIMNLIQNSYPVFSSFEDDQEQEAYMEQVVKIIFDLSFNE
- a CDS encoding ABC transporter ATP-binding protein codes for the protein MENILTVKDLSKTYKNGRKALDHLNFTVTKGEILGFLGPNEAGKSTTINILSTLLKADEGQVIYFNNDHLPLKTIKQHLGIVPQELAIYEDISAFDNVKFFASLYGVKKAEMKDRVIKALRKVGLEERAHDKAATFSGGMKRRLNIACAIAHDPQLIIFDEPTVGIDPQSRNHILESIEALRDEGATVIYTTHYMEEVQQLCDRVIIMDGGEVLLNDRLDNILKAYSNVKYQMSLDQPIFPDLLDIIHHLPQVLSASQDDELHMNLTMKEAGTSLNEVLELLVQSHIAITSIQTRKNNLEDVFLSLTGKQLRD
- a CDS encoding ABC transporter permease, which codes for MLTIMKQDLVNLFKNKPIMTYLILYPFLLITVTGFVFSSLFSDDLLTAYDYYGVTMMIYLSMATVIILPELFFGHQVKYANYRIVYSPMARYKVYLSKLIVSISVSYAILASYILVFNAVGWVNYGGRHVAFILLLDLALVIFSITFGGAFCLLLKSEDLATKILNLVINVFAILSGLFFPMSIFGKRAAQIANLSPIAQVMKSFFEIIYDQNASFLSQTIIALMCASLGFLLIIHLKYHPEDFGE
- a CDS encoding ABC transporter permease; the encoded protein is MYSSGLSTLSYLFQQVLFTFLLLFTISTLACCSLFPLFDLELSGRFFLDLFFLELFAANFGMVLSTLTKKNQGALLVGTMLSVLTMLLSEALFTLKANSLQEEIQPLFPQFYMAKLGSGLDGQSVDLRQSVCVLLLYTLLFFLIALNVQKRRIEK